A single genomic interval of Penaeus vannamei isolate JL-2024 chromosome 21, ASM4276789v1, whole genome shotgun sequence harbors:
- the LOC113819839 gene encoding protein Aster-A isoform X2 codes for MKLEESPSYASEMEERGSSPFLERFGSSESPPGTAPPPPPSPPPPAAHLVRSLSRATLGSRLSVNESASCPLESHHQGKLLLNASISLPVDAVFAFMFEQPEFMLEVYTDQKAYDVVPQAWQNVDERRKTRTLTYTLTLPPSNIAPKASNVTERQVLLPQSQPGSLYLVEAEVTNGGIPYGDSFYVANHYCLTREADGSTKVIMWSNVKYKKNVWGFMKGMIEKNTYSGVEAMMTEIVHHLEAEAEKLTNPTGLRRRRPTNPYQRARSQKRTDKKPQKKEAGETRYNWLVGALLAMLLCVGMCNAFLYRQLFYLENLASNQQLSDGIPDIRYLGEGGSWDNVASILKRQDQMHAKQMAKWSHVINEASQQLQQVQESLRDIAENIPQHQEKLITALIQESDAHVQNIMAETTSQEKVGLEKTPEQNIIAEKASSHTAKRTAEDKNNKERTLDVDIRTERTSKDILRSKEEAETKADIL; via the exons ATGAAATTGGAAGAG aGTCCTTCCTACGCCagcgagatggaggagagaggctCAAGTCCTTTCCTGGAGAGGTTCGGCAGCAGCGAGAGTCCTCCTGgtaccgccccccctcctcctccttctcctcctcctccggccgcgCACCTCGTCAGGAGTCTCTCCAGGGCGACGCTAGGAAGCCGGCTGAGTG TGAACGAGAGTGCCTCGTGCCCTCTGGAGAGCCACCACCAGGGGAAGTTACTCCTCAAcgcctctatttcccttcctgtGGATGCCGTCTTCGCTTTCATGTTCGAGCAGCCGGAGTTCATGCTCGAGGTGTACACTGACCAGAAGGCCTATG acGTAGTCCCGCAGGCCTGGCAGAATGTAGACGAGCGACGTAAAACCCGGACACTGACGTACAcgcttactctccctccctccaacatagCGCCCAAAGCGTCCAATGTAACGGAGAGACAG GTGTTACTACCCCAGAGTCAGCCGGGCAGCCTGTACTTGGTGGAGGCTGAGGTGACCAACGGGGGCATTCCCTATGGCGACTCCTTCTACGTCGCCAACCACTACTGCCTGACGAGGGAGGCCGACGGGAGCACGAAAGTGATCATGTGGTCGAACGTCAAGTACAAGAAGAATGTGTGGGGTTTTATGAAAG GGATGATCGAGAAGAACACATACAGCGGTGTGGAGGCGATGATGACCGAAATTGTGCACCACTTGGAAGCTGAAGCGGAGAAGCTGACCAACCCCACGGGCTTGAGACGACGTAGGCCTACCAACCCATACCAGCGCGCAAGATCGCAGAAAAGGACAGACAAAA AGCCACAGAAGAAGGAAGCAGGCGAGACAAGATATAACTGGTTGGTCGGAGCGTTGCTGGCCATGCTGTTGTGCGTTGGGATGTGCAACGCCTTCCTCTACAGACAGCTCTTCTACCTCGAGAACTTGGCCAGCAACCAGCAGCTCTCCGACGGAATTCCAGATATTAG GTACCTGGGCGAGGGTGGATCATGGGACAATGTGGCGAGCATTCTGAAGCGTCAGGACCAAATGCACGCGAAGCAGATGGCAAAATGGAGTCATGTCATCAACGAAGCTTCACAGCAGCTTCAACAG GTCCAAGAATCACTGCGGGATATCGCAGAAAACATTCCACAGCACCAGGAAAAGCTCATAACTGCTCTAATACAAGAAAGCGACGCCCACGTTCAGAACATCATGGCAGAGACAACTTCACAGGAGAAAGTCGGGTTAGAGAAAACTCCAGAGCAAAACATAATAGCAGAGAAAGCTTCAAGTCATACGGCAAAGAGAACTGCAGAGgacaagaacaacaaagagaGAACTCTAGATGTAGATATCAGAACAGAGAGAACTTCAAAGGACATCTTGAGAAGCAAAGAGGAGGCCGAGACTAAGGCTGATATTTTATAG
- the LOC113819839 gene encoding protein Aster-A isoform X1: MKLEESPSYASEMEERGSSPFLERFGSSESPPGTAPPPPPSPPPPAAHLVRSLSRATLGSRLSVNESASCPLESHHQGKLLLNASISLPVDAVFAFMFEQPEFMLEVYTDQKAYDVVPQAWQNVDERRKTRTLTYTLTLPPSNIAPKASNVTERQVLLPQSQPGSLYLVEAEVTNGGIPYGDSFYVANHYCLTREADGSTKVIMWSNVKYKKNVWGFMKGMIEKNTYSGVEAMMTEIVHHLEAEAEKLTNPTGLRRRRPTNPYQRARSQKRTDKSALRQAAKTEPQKKEAGETRYNWLVGALLAMLLCVGMCNAFLYRQLFYLENLASNQQLSDGIPDIRYLGEGGSWDNVASILKRQDQMHAKQMAKWSHVINEASQQLQQVQESLRDIAENIPQHQEKLITALIQESDAHVQNIMAETTSQEKVGLEKTPEQNIIAEKASSHTAKRTAEDKNNKERTLDVDIRTERTSKDILRSKEEAETKADIL, encoded by the exons ATGAAATTGGAAGAG aGTCCTTCCTACGCCagcgagatggaggagagaggctCAAGTCCTTTCCTGGAGAGGTTCGGCAGCAGCGAGAGTCCTCCTGgtaccgccccccctcctcctccttctcctcctcctccggccgcgCACCTCGTCAGGAGTCTCTCCAGGGCGACGCTAGGAAGCCGGCTGAGTG TGAACGAGAGTGCCTCGTGCCCTCTGGAGAGCCACCACCAGGGGAAGTTACTCCTCAAcgcctctatttcccttcctgtGGATGCCGTCTTCGCTTTCATGTTCGAGCAGCCGGAGTTCATGCTCGAGGTGTACACTGACCAGAAGGCCTATG acGTAGTCCCGCAGGCCTGGCAGAATGTAGACGAGCGACGTAAAACCCGGACACTGACGTACAcgcttactctccctccctccaacatagCGCCCAAAGCGTCCAATGTAACGGAGAGACAG GTGTTACTACCCCAGAGTCAGCCGGGCAGCCTGTACTTGGTGGAGGCTGAGGTGACCAACGGGGGCATTCCCTATGGCGACTCCTTCTACGTCGCCAACCACTACTGCCTGACGAGGGAGGCCGACGGGAGCACGAAAGTGATCATGTGGTCGAACGTCAAGTACAAGAAGAATGTGTGGGGTTTTATGAAAG GGATGATCGAGAAGAACACATACAGCGGTGTGGAGGCGATGATGACCGAAATTGTGCACCACTTGGAAGCTGAAGCGGAGAAGCTGACCAACCCCACGGGCTTGAGACGACGTAGGCCTACCAACCCATACCAGCGCGCAAGATCGCAGAAAAGGACAGACAAAAGTGCGCTCAGACAAGCAGCTAAGACAG AGCCACAGAAGAAGGAAGCAGGCGAGACAAGATATAACTGGTTGGTCGGAGCGTTGCTGGCCATGCTGTTGTGCGTTGGGATGTGCAACGCCTTCCTCTACAGACAGCTCTTCTACCTCGAGAACTTGGCCAGCAACCAGCAGCTCTCCGACGGAATTCCAGATATTAG GTACCTGGGCGAGGGTGGATCATGGGACAATGTGGCGAGCATTCTGAAGCGTCAGGACCAAATGCACGCGAAGCAGATGGCAAAATGGAGTCATGTCATCAACGAAGCTTCACAGCAGCTTCAACAG GTCCAAGAATCACTGCGGGATATCGCAGAAAACATTCCACAGCACCAGGAAAAGCTCATAACTGCTCTAATACAAGAAAGCGACGCCCACGTTCAGAACATCATGGCAGAGACAACTTCACAGGAGAAAGTCGGGTTAGAGAAAACTCCAGAGCAAAACATAATAGCAGAGAAAGCTTCAAGTCATACGGCAAAGAGAACTGCAGAGgacaagaacaacaaagagaGAACTCTAGATGTAGATATCAGAACAGAGAGAACTTCAAAGGACATCTTGAGAAGCAAAGAGGAGGCCGAGACTAAGGCTGATATTTTATAG
- the LOC113819840 gene encoding mitochondrial inner membrane protease ATP23 homolog: MNADANSQANPDSGADPPQTEEKWGYDLYPERRGQKYQPSLAKIALLGEGRENIDKIKCERNVWNCAQKSPIVKLMLAALKSSGCEVDLSRHVACEVCDVSVSGGYDPELNQVVVCQNVARSEGMTQGVLTHEFIHMFDYCRNKLDFKNIEHLACTEIRAANLSHCSFLSAVGQGDASPFKIAKAHQDCVKTKAALSVMAVRKVSEPEARAVVDKVFDKCYNDLEPIGRRIRRNSLDMHKAYMERFAYGYD, from the exons ATGAATGCTGATGCCAATAGTCAGGCGAATCCAGATTCTGGTGCAGATCCTCCACAGACAGAAGAAAA ATGGGGGTATGATCTTTACCCCGAGCGGCGTGGGCAGAAATACCAACCATCCTTGGCCAAGATAGCCTTACTAGGTGAAGGCAGAGAAAATATTGACAAAATTAAGTGCGAGAGGAATGTGTGGAATTGTGCTCAGAAAA gtCCCATTGTTAAGTTGATGCTTGCTGCTTTGAAGTCGTCTGGTTG TGAGGTTGACCTTTCTCGACATGTTGCCTGTGAAGTCTGTGATGTTTCTGTTAGTGGAGGTTACGACCCAGAGTTGAACCAG GTTGTTGTGTGCCAGAATGTGGCACGATCGGAAGGCATGACCCAGGGTGTCCTCACACACGAGTTCATCCACATGTTTGACTACTGTCGCAACAAGCTCGACTTCAAGAACATAGAACATCTGGCCTGCACGGAGATTAGGGCGGCCAACTTGTCTCACTGCTCTTTTCTGTCAGCTGTGGGCCAGGGAGATGCATCACCTTTCAAGATTGCAAAGGCACATCAG GACTGTGTTAAAACAAAAGCCGCACTATCAGTAATGGCTGTGCGGAAGGTGTCAGAGCCGGAAGCTAGAGCGGTTGTCGATAAAGTTTTCGACAAGTGCTACAATGACCTCGAGCCCATTGGAAGACGAATCCGCAGAAATTCCTTAGACATGCACAAAGCTTATATGGAACGTTTTGCATATGGTTACGATTAG
- the LOC138865432 gene encoding haloacid dehalogenase-like hydrolase domain-containing 5 (The sequence of the model RefSeq protein was modified relative to this genomic sequence to represent the inferred CDS: added 40 bases not found in genome assembly) yields MSSSRGFVIFKTLDRLQSPLVQPWGCLLNRRLYSQTRSGDGGGGGGGPNFGLLFDIDGVIVRGSRILPSAPEAFSHLVDDSGQFRVPTVFVTNAGNALRSEKAEQLSKWLGVTIHEDQVVMAHSPLKMFDQYFNKHVLISGQGPVQEIANNLGFCNTTTVDELRTAYPQLDCVDHRRRSLKAVNSSPITKIDALMLFGEPVRWETSLQLLIDILMTNGDVSGTPTAPYPHLPILACNMDLQWMAEAHMPRFGHGAFLLCLEALYKKLTGNDLIYTALVGKPSEITYYHAETMVQEHARSIGINNSITKLYAIGDNIHTDIFGMNLYQEYVRRHRRSKKHVSMQGARGLDLSTHDFKGLTADQCYSVLVKTGVHNGAEQLLEHSPRDFLPVESKLQEPSLSVMCVLEAITTIFKRENYR; encoded by the exons ATGTCTTCGTCCAGAGGATTCGTAATTTTTAAGACATTAGATCGTCTACAGAGTCCTTTAGTGCAACCATGGGGGTGTCTTTTGAACAGGAGGCTCTACAGCCAG ACTTCGGATTGCTGTTCGACATCGACGGCGTGATCGTGCGTGGGTCGCGCATCCTGCCGTCGGCTCCGGAGGCGTTCTCGCACCTGGTCGACGACTCGGGACAGTTCCGCGTGCCCACCGTCTTCGTGACCAACGCTGGCAATGCCCTCAGGAGCGAGAAGGCGGAGCAGCTCTCCAAGTGGCTGGGCGTCACG ATCCATGAAGACCAAGTTGTCATGGCTCACTCTCCCCTCAAGATGTTTGACCAGTACTTTAATAAGCATGTGCTAATATCAGGCCAGGGTCCAGTTCAGGAAATCGCAAACAATCTCGGATTCTGCAACACAACAACAGTAGATGAATTACGGACTGCCTACCCACAGCTGGACTGTGTGGATCACAGGAGACGTTCTTTGAAG GCAGTTAATTCATCGCCCATAACAAAAATAGATGCCCTCATGCTATTTGGTGAGCCAGTGAGGTGGGAAACATCATTGCAGCttttaatagatatattgatgaccAACGGAGACGTTTCTGGGACACCAACTGCCCCATACCCACATCTGCCAATCCTTGCTTGCAACATGGACCTACAGTGGATGGCAGAAGCTCACATGCCCAG ATTTGGTCACGGTGCTTTCTTGCTCTGTCTTGAGGCACTCTACAAAAAGCTGACAGGGAATGACCTCATATACACAGCCCTGGTTGGGAAGCCCTCAGAAATAACGTACTACCATGCTGAAACGATGGTCCAAGAGCATGCGAGATCTATAGGCATTAACAATTCTATCACAAAACTTTATGCAATTGG AGACAATATTCATACTGATATATTTGGAATGAATTTATATCAGGAATATGTAAGGAGACACCGCAGAAGCAAAAAACATGTGTCGATGCAAGGTGCCAGAGGTCTTGATCTTTCCACTCACGATTTTAAAGGTCTGACTGCTGATCAGTGTTATTCTGTGCTAGTTAAG ACAGGAGTGCACAATGGGGCAGAGCAGCTCCTAGAACACTCACCGAGAGACTTCCTTCCTGTCGAATCCAAACTGCAAGAACCTTCACTCTCTGTCATGTGCGTCCTGGAGGCCATCACGACCATATTCAAGCGTGAGAACTACCGGTGA
- the Cdc16 gene encoding cell division cycle protein 16 homolog translates to MAEDFECMPTSPSESIDLEKFRKLVRSYIERHHYKAAVFWADKVVSLSNGSPADVYWLAQSYYLTKQYHRAILLINGHKLTRNATCRYLVALCYYEVGEYHSALDILERSENNNVSRIKTEGEAIAVPEIDDTMSIDCSTHLLKGYIYEASDNRALAVESFRAAVQADPLCYEAIHALTQHHMLTVKEEKDLLSSLPLSRTCSEAESAVVLAVYETRTNKYSSPSTPLPQPAAPLATNADFITAQAEKLYYNCNFAQCHRLTQEVLKKDPYHTECLPIHVSCLVELKQSNSLFLLAHKLVDLYPESALSWFAVGCYYYLIGKNEQARRYLSKATALDRVFGPAWIAYGHSFAAENEHDQAMAAYFKAAQLMKGCHLPLLYIGMEYGLTNNPRFAEKFFKEALDIAPEDPFVLHELGVVSFCNQDYISAELYLRRAVALVEDSGVVVVPEKWATLLNNLAHTCRKLHKYEEALHFHQQALKLCPGVSSTYSALGLVQSLLGDYEAAVVSLHKALSLHRDDTTATTLLTTVMDQLMTQTPAFQGDDNIPQLDPPSDIVGTDTNASDITSDITPASADDPLSDSNLLGTSIGQPVMHSSDVGRDSLSQSLGQSTALLIEDMVMDDQSP, encoded by the exons CACCACTACAAAGCAGCAGTCTTCTGGGCAGACAAAGTAGTTAGCCTGAGCAATGGATCTCCTGCAGACGTGTATTGGTTAGCGCAGAGTTACTACCTCACTAAGCAGTATCATCGAGCCATTCTGTTGATCAACGGCCACAAACTCACAAGG AATGCCACCTGTCGATACCTGGTGGCACTTTGCTACTATGAGGTGGGGGAGTATCACTCTGCGCTTGACATCTTGGAGCGCAGTGAGAACAATAATGTGTCTCGCATCAAAACTGAGGGGGAAGCGATTGCTGTTCCAGAGATCGATGACACAATGTCG ATTGATTGCTCAACACATTTATTGAAAGGTTATATATATGAAGCTAGTGACAACCGAGCATTAGCTGTGGAGAGCTTCAGAGCAGCAGTGCAGGCTGATCCACTTTGTTATGAGGCGATACATGCACTTACGCAGCATCACATGCTAACTGTGAAGGAAG AGAAAGACCTGctgtcctccctgcccctctctcgaACCTGCAGTGAAGCAGAAAGTGCTGTGGTCTTGGCAGTATATGAAACAAGAACCAATAAATACAGCTCACCCAGTACGCCATTGCCACAGCCCGCTGCTCCACTGGCAACGAATGCTGACTTCATTACAGCACAGGCTGAAAAGCTCTACTACAACTGCAACTTTGCACAGTGTCATCGATTAACACAAGA AGTACTGAAGAAAGACCCCTACCATACAGAGTGTCTGCCTATTCATGTTTCCTGCTTAGTGGAGTTAAAACAGTCGAACA GTCTGTTTCTTCTGGCTCACAAACTTGTTGACCTCTACCCAGAGAGCGCTTTGTCATGGTTTGCTgttggatgttattattatttgatag GTAAGAATGAACAAGCAAGAAGATACCTGAGCAAAGCCACTGCCCTGGACAGAGTCTTTGGCCCTGCCTGGATTGCCTATGGCCATTCTTTTGCGGCAGAGAATGAGCATGACCAGGCCATGGCAGCGTACTTCAAGGCTGCCCAGCTCATGAAGGGATGCCACTTGCCCCTGCTCTATATTGGCATGGAGTATGGACTCACAAATAACCCAAGGTTTGCTGAGAAGTTCTTCAAGGAGGCACTGGACATTGCACCTGAGGATCCATTTGTCTTGCATGAATTGGGGGTTGTGTCCTTTTGTAATCAAGA TTACATCTCTGCAGAGTTATATCTCAGAAGAGCAGTGGCATTAGTGGAAGACAGTGGGGTCGTGGTGGTTCCTGAGAAGTGGGCAACGCTCTTAAACAACCTCGCACATACATGTCGGAAACTTCACAAGTATGAAGAGGCATTGCATTTTCATCAACAG GCTTTGAAATTATGTCCTGGAGTATCCTCTACATACTCAGCACTGGGTTTGGTGCAGTCTTTGCTTGGCGATTACGAGGCAGCAGTTGTGTCACTCCACAAGGCACTCTCTCTGCACCGTGACGACACCACAGCCACCACTCTTCTCACCACTGTTATGGATCAGCTGATGACACAGACACCAGCATTccaag GAGACGACAACATACCCCAGTTGGATCCTCCCTCCGATATTGTGGGAACTGACACCAACGCTAGTGACATTACCAGCGACATCACACCAGCCTCAGCAGATGATCCTCTTAGCGACTCAAATCTACTGGGAACTAGCATAG GTCAGCCTGTGATGCATTCTTCAGATGTTGGGAGAGATTCCTTGAGCCAATCCTTAGGTCAGTCGACTGCACTTCTCATCGAGGATATGGTCATGGATGATCAgagtccataa